GTGGCGAGCCGGGCGGCGACGGTTTCACGGTCGGCCGCCACGCGCTGACGCTCGGCGTCGCGCTGGATCGCCTTTTCGACCAGGTCCACAAGCTGGTTGTCGTTGAACGGCTTCTCGATGAAGTCGAACGCGCCCTTCTTCAGCGCGCCAACCGCCATCGGCACGTCGCCATGGCCCGTGATGAAGATGACCGGCAACTGGCAGCCGCGCTCGATCAGTGCGTCGAAGCATTCGAGCCCGCTCATCCCGTCCATGCGGATATCGAGCACGATGCAGCCGCGCCATTCGGGGCGCCATGCCCCCAGAAAAGCCTCGCCGCTGCTCCAGGCCCGGCAGTTCACCGAGCGCGTCTTGAACAACCATTGCAGCGCGTCGCGGATGGCTTCGTCGTCGTCAATGATGTGGGCGCAGGCCTGGGTCATTCAGGAGTCCACCGGGAGCGTAAGGGTGAAGATGGTACCGCCGTCGGGAGCTGGCTCAAAACCGAGGCGGCCGTGGTGCAGCTCGGCGATCGAGCGGCAGATGTTGAGACCCATGCCCATCCCCTCCTGCTTGGTGGTGAAGAAGGGCTGGAACAGGTGGCGCGCGGTCTCGGCGTCGATGCCGGTGCCGTGATCGGTTACCCGTACCGTCACCACGGCTCCCGCGCTGCGCGTGCCGATCCGCACGCTGCGGTTCGGCTCCGGCGTGTCCTGCATGGCATCCATGCCGTTGCGCACCAGGTTGACGATGATCTGCTCGATCATCACCGCGTCCGCGTGCACCACCGGCAGATCGGCGGCGAGGTCGGCCACCAGATGGATGCGGCGTTTGCGCGCGTCCGGTTCGACGAGACCGAGCGCCTCGCGGATCACCTCGTTGAGGTCGAGCGCCTCGCGGCGCGGCTCGGCGCGGCGCACGAAATCGTGCACGCGGCGGATGATGTCGCCGGCGCGGCGCGCCTGACGGCCGATCTTCTCGTGGATGTCGCGCAGTTCGTCGCGGTCGAATTCGTCGGCCTCGAGGCGGTTCAGGCAACCGGTGTTGTAACTGGCGATCGCCGCGAGCGGCTGGTTCAGCTCGTGGGCGAGTGTGGAGGCCATTTCGCCCATCGTCACCAGCCGGGAAGTTGCCTGCAGCCGTTCTTCCTGTTGCAGCGCGAGTTCACGCGCCCGCTTCTGCTCGGTAATGTCGAGCACCGAGCCCATCCAGCCGGTGTGACGGCCGTGGGCGTCGATCAGCGGCGCCTCGAACACCAGCGCGTCCAGCCGCTCGCCGTTCCGGCGCCGCAGGCGCACCTCCACGCCTTCGGGGGAGGTGCCGCCAGCCATGATCTGCTCGTGCAGCTTCTGCGTCTCGGCGATGTGGTCGGGGTCCCAGTAGGGCATGGGCGGCTTGCAGCCGACCAGTTCTTCTGCCGTATAGCCGGTCATGCGGCAGAACGCGGAGTTCACATAGGTGAGGCGGCCGCTGAGATCGCGGGCGCGCAGCCCGGTGATGAGCGAGTCCTCCATCGCACGGCGATAGGCCGATTCGGCGCGTACCGCCTGTTCGGCCGCCTGGCGCGCGGCGAGCTGGCGGCGCAGCTGCCAGACGCTCCAGACGATGATGACCGCGAACAGCAGCATCGAGGCCGACAGCAGCACCGGAATCCAGCGCGTTTCACCCTTGTAGGGCGTGATCTGCAGGGTCAGGCCGTGCCCGGGCGGATCGAAAGCAATGGTGTAGGCGCGGCCCGGGTCGAGCGGCGCGACCTTGGACTTCGAAGCGACTTCGCGCCCGTCGGGGTCGAGCACTGCAACCCGGTAGCGTTCGGAGAACCACCACGGCAGCTCGCGCACGACGAGGTCGGATAGCGAATACACGCCGACGACGGTGCCGAGAAAACCTTCGTCGCCCCAGACCGGGACGTGGGCCTCGAACTGCGTCTGGTCGCCCAGCACCGGGTAGGCGGGGCCGTACACGGGTCGGCCGACGGCGCGGGCGAGGCGCGAGATGTCCGGGGAGGGCACCGCGCCGCTGGTTTCGCCGATCAGCTTGTCTTCCGACTGGGGCGGCATCGAATTGCGAACGCGCCCCTCCGCATCGAGCCACAGAATCTGGACGAGGCCGCGGTCGGGGCTGAGAAGCTGGCGCAACTGCGCTTCCGTGGGGCCGGAAAGCCGTTCCGTGCGCAGCAAATCGGGTGCGATCTGCTGCAGTTGTGCTGCATTGCGGTCAAGCTGGAAGCGCAGATTCTGCTCCATCCACAACGCATCATTGATGAGCGTGGCGCGCTGCTCCTCTTCGTCGTATTCGCGCGTCAGCCAGACGAGGGCCGCGATGGCCCCCAGGAACAGCGCGAGGGCGAGGTAGGGAAGGCGCGCAACCCAGCGGCTGCGCCGGCCCTCCTCGGAGGGCGGTGCGGCTGGCTGAGGAGGGGGCGGCGTGGGCATCGGCGTGAAAGGGTATGTTGCGACGCAGTATGCGGACGCGATGGCATAACCTGTTTGGCGTAAGTTGGTTCTTGCGGACTTCCACAATAGCAGCTGCGATCGGACGGGTTCGATACTTGTCGAATACTTCGGCAGCCCTTCCGCTGTCCGGGTGTATCCGGCAACACCGCAGGTAGCGCCGGATCAATAAGCAGTCAAAGCCAGATTCTTCATCCGGAGGAGAGACTCATGAAAGTCCGCGCCCTGTTGCTCGGCCTGGTGGCCGTCGGCCTGTCCACCACTGCCGCTGCCGCCGATCCCATCGTGATCAAGTTCAGCCACGTCGTCGCCCAGGACACCCCCAAGGGCAAGGCGGCCGACAAGTTCAAGGAACTTGCGGAGAAATACACCGCTGGCGCTGTCAAGGTGGAAGTCTACCCGAACAGCACGCTGTACAAGGACAAGGAAGAAATGGAGGCGCTGCAACTCGGCGCCGTGCAGATGCTGGCGCCTTCGCTCGCCAAGTTCGGCCCGCTGGGCGTGCGCGAGTTCGAGGTCTTCGACCTGCCCTTCATCTTCGACAGCTACGAAGACCTGCACAAGGTGACCTACGGTCAGGTCGGCCAGCAGCTGTTCTCCAAGCTCGAGCCCAAGGGCATCAAGGGGCTGGCGTACTGGGATAACGGCTTCAAGTCGTTCTCTGCCAACTCGCCGATCAAGAAGCCTGAAGATCTGAAGGGCAAGAAGATGCGCATCCAGTCCTCCAAGGTGCTGGAAGAGCAGATGCGCGAGCTGAAGGCGCTGCCGCAGGTGATGGCGTTCTCCGAGGTCTACCAGGCGTTGCAGACCGGCGTGGTTGACGGCACCGAGAACCCGATCTCCAACCTGTACACCCAGAAGATGCACGAGGTTCAGAAGCATCTGGCGATCACCGATCACGGCTATCTCGGCTATGCGGTCATCACCAACAAGAAGTTCTGGGACGGCCTGCCCGCCAACGTGCGCACTTCGCTCGAGAAGGCGATGAAGGAGTCGACCGAGTACGCTAACAAGATCGCCAAGGAAGAGAACGATCAGTCGCTCGAAATGGTGAAGAAGTCCGGCAAGACCGAGGTCACCCAGCTGAGCGCGGATGAACGCCTTGCCTTCAAGAAGGCGCTGGTTCCGGTGCACAAGAAGATGGAGTCGCGGATCGGTGCCGAGCTGATCCAGTCCATCTACAAGGAAACCGGCTTCGATCCGGCCAAGCTGTAATCAACTCGCTGTCCATCATCGGACGCCCGCTGGCTCCTCGTGCGCTCGCGGGCGTTTTCGTGACGGGAGACCTCTCATGCTGAAAATTCTCGATCACCTCGAGGAATGGCTCATCACCTTCCTCATGGGGGCGGCGACGGCGATCATCTTCGTATCGGTGGTGCACCGCTACGGTTCCGGCCTCGACATCCCCGGCCTGCAGGACTGGCTGCTGTCCCTCAACCTGGGTTGGGCGCAGGAGCTGACCATCATCATGTTCGTGTGGATGGCCAAGTTCGGTGCTGCCTACGGTGTGCGCACCGGCATCCACGTTGGCGTAGATGTGCTGATCAACCGGTTGTCGGACCGAAACCGTGCCAAGTTCATCGTCATCGGTCTGGGTGCAGGCGCCCTGTTTACGGGCATTGTCGGAACGCTTGGCGCAGCCTTCGTTCTTGAAAACGGCGCCCATTACCAGTTCCTCACGTGGTTCGGGATGGATACCGGGGACCTGTACGAGGGGCCGACCACGCCCGACCTGGAGTGGCCGACCTGGATTGTCTATTCGGCGATTCCGCTCGGCTCCTACCTGATGTGCTTCCGCTTCTTGCAGGTGATGGCGTCCTTCATCAAGACCGGGGAGCTGCCGCACCACGATCACGGCCATGTCGAGGGGATCGATGAGGAGCATCTCCCCGCCGACGCCAATCCCTATGAACTCGGTGACAACCTGCACCCGCACGACCTCAAGCATCCGCAGATCGGCGAGGGCCGTGACAGCGACAAGGGAGGCAAGCAATGAGCGCCGCAATCATCTTCGTCCTGCTGCTCGTCCTGATGCTGACGGGCATGCCGATCTCCATCTCGCTCGGCCTCACGGTGTTGACCTTCCTCTTCACCATGACGCAGGTGCCGATCGAGTCGGTCGCCCTGAAGCTTTTCACTGGCATCGAGAAGTTCGAGATCATGGCGATTCCGTTCTTCATCCTTGCAGGCAACTTCCTCACCCACGGCGGCGTGGCGCGGCGGATGATCAACTTCGCCACGGCCATGGTCGGACACTGGCACGGCGGTCTTGGCCTGGGCGGCGTGCTCGCCTGCGCGCTCTTTGCAGCGGTGTCGGGCTCCAGCCCGGCGACGGTCGTTGCGATCGGTGCAATCCTGTTGCCGGCAATGGTGAAGCAGGGGTTCCCGAACAAGTTCGGCGCCGGCGTCATCACCACTTCGGGGGCGCTCGGCATCCTGATCCCGCCGTCCATCGTCATGGTCATGTACTCGGTGTCCACCAACACTTCGGTGGGCGCGCTGTTCATGGCGGGCGTCATCCCGGGGTTGTTGCTGGCTGCGTTCCTTGGTTTCGTGACGTGGAATCGCGCGCGCCGCTTCAACTATCCGCGCATGCCGAAGGCCACCTGGGGTCAGCGGGCCAAGGCGTTCAAGGATTCGGCCTGGGGCCTGTTCCTGATCGTTGTTGTGATGGGCGGTATCTATACCGGCATTTTCACCCCGACCGAGGCGGCGGCGATGAGCGCGGCATACGCCTTCTTTGTGGCGGTGTTCGTCTACAAGGATCTCAGCATGAAGGACGTGCCGAAGGTCCTGCTGAACTCCGCCAATATGAGCGCGATGCTGCTGTACATCATCACCAATGCGGTGCTGTTCTCCTTCTTGCTGACGCACGAGAACATCCCGCAGCAGATGGCCGACTTCATGATCGGCACCGGCGTGGGCGTGATCGGCTTCCTGATCATGGCCAACATCCTGATGCTGATCGCGGGCAACTTTATGGAGCCCTCGTCCATCGTGCTGATCCTCGCGCCGATCCTGTTCCCCATTGCGATCAAGCTCGGGATCGATCCGGTTCACTTCGGCATCATCATGGTGGTGAACATGGAAGTGGGCATGTGCCACCCCCCGGTGGGCCTCAACCTCTATGTGGCCTCCGGCATCACCAAGATGGGCATCACGGAACTCACAGTCGCAGTATGGCCGTGGCTTCTGTCCATGCTGGTATTCCTGGTGCTTGTTACCTATGTGCCCGCCATTTCCCTGTGGCTGCCCCGCACGCTGGGGATGATGTAACGCCCCCGACGTTTGCATTTCGAAGCCCGGCCTTAGGCCGGGCTTTTTTGTCCACGGGGAACGTGCTTGCTGTTTCGCCGTGTATCCCCGTGCGTTTGTGTGTGCCGCTCGGGTAACATCGACGGAAACTCCCTTGCTGGCGCTATATGGAATTCCTCGCTTCCTTCATCGACCTCTTTCTCCACCTGGACCGACACCTCGCCGAGTTGCTAGCCGACTACGGCAGCTGGATTTACGCGATCCTGTTCCTGATCGTGTTCTGCGAAACCGGCCTGGTGGTGATGCCTTTCCTGCCGGGTGATTCGCTGCTGTTCATGGCGGGCGCACTGGCTGCGGGCGGCGGCATGGATCCGGCCGTGCTGATCGGCGTGCTGTTCGTGGCCGCGGTGCTGGGCGATTCGCTGAACTACACCATCGGACGCCGCTTCGGTCAGCGCATTTCACAGTGGCCGGACAGCCGCTTCTTCAACCGCAAGGCGCTCGAGCGCACGCACGCGTTCTACGAACGGCACGGCGGCAAGACCATCGTGATCGCGCGCTTCATGCCCATCATCCGCACCTTCGCGCCCTTCGTCGCCGGCATGGGGCAGATGGAATACCGCCGCTTCATCGCCTTCAACGTCCTCGGTGCGGCGCTGTGGGTCGGTCCGCTGATCATGGCCGGTTACTGGTTCGGCAACCTGCCGGTGGTCAAAAACAACCTGTCCATCGTGGTGCTGGGAATCATCGTGCTGTCGCTGATGCCCCTGGTCATCGGCTGGCTGCGCCAGCAGGCCGGGCGCGCCAGCGCCTGACCCGGCCGGCGCGACAGGCTGTCGCCGAGGTGTAGCGGAAACCTGCTAAAATTCCGCGTTTTGTCAAACACCCTCGGAGTTTTTCCATGGCCATCGAACGCACTCTTTCCATCATCAAGCCCGACGCCGTTGCCAAGAACGTGATCGGCAAGATCTACCAGCGCTTCGAAGACGCCGGCCTGAAGATCATCGCCGCCAAGATGGTGCACCTGTCCGAGCAGGAAGCCGGCCAGTTCTACGCCGTGCACAAGGAGCGCCCCTTCTACAAGGATCTGGTCTCGTTCATGACCTCCGGCCCGGTGATGATCCAGTGCCTGGAAGGTGAGAACGCCATCGCCAAGAACCGCGAACTGATGGGCGCCACCGACCCGAAGAAGGCCGACGCCGGCACCATCCGCGCCGACTTCGCCGACTCCATCGACGCCAACGCCGTGCACGGTTCCGACGCCCCCGAAACCGCTGCCGTGGAAGTGGCCTTCTTCTTCCCGGGCATGAACGTTTATTCCCGCTAAGCGGTCCATCCTGACGGCCCGTCGCGCCCGCTTCGCGGTAATTTCACCGCGAAAGGCGCGGGCGGGCCGTTTGCGTTGGAGGCAAACATGAATACCCCCGTCAATCTGCTCGATTTCGATGTCGATGGTCTCGTCGACTGGTTCGCCGGTCTGGGCGAGAAGCCCTTCCGCGCCCGTCAGGTGATGCGCTGGATGCACCGGGAAGGCTGCGACGATTTCGACCAGATGACGGACGTGGCCAAGTCGCTGCGGGCCAAGCTCAAGGAGATCGCGGTGATCCGGCCGCCGGTGCCGGTGCGAGATTCGGTCTCCAGCGACGGCACGCGCAAGT
Above is a window of Azoarcus olearius DNA encoding:
- a CDS encoding response regulator transcription factor codes for the protein MTQACAHIIDDDEAIRDALQWLFKTRSVNCRAWSSGEAFLGAWRPEWRGCIVLDIRMDGMSGLECFDALIERGCQLPVIFITGHGDVPMAVGALKKGAFDFIEKPFNDNQLVDLVEKAIQRDAERQRVAADRETVAARLATLTAREREVMDLILEGKFNKVIADDLQISMRTVEAHRSRVFDKMEVRSAVELAQMLTLLRS
- a CDS encoding sensor histidine kinase — protein: MPTPPPPQPAAPPSEEGRRSRWVARLPYLALALFLGAIAALVWLTREYDEEEQRATLINDALWMEQNLRFQLDRNAAQLQQIAPDLLRTERLSGPTEAQLRQLLSPDRGLVQILWLDAEGRVRNSMPPQSEDKLIGETSGAVPSPDISRLARAVGRPVYGPAYPVLGDQTQFEAHVPVWGDEGFLGTVVGVYSLSDLVVRELPWWFSERYRVAVLDPDGREVASKSKVAPLDPGRAYTIAFDPPGHGLTLQITPYKGETRWIPVLLSASMLLFAVIIVWSVWQLRRQLAARQAAEQAVRAESAYRRAMEDSLITGLRARDLSGRLTYVNSAFCRMTGYTAEELVGCKPPMPYWDPDHIAETQKLHEQIMAGGTSPEGVEVRLRRRNGERLDALVFEAPLIDAHGRHTGWMGSVLDITEQKRARELALQQEERLQATSRLVTMGEMASTLAHELNQPLAAIASYNTGCLNRLEADEFDRDELRDIHEKIGRQARRAGDIIRRVHDFVRRAEPRREALDLNEVIREALGLVEPDARKRRIHLVADLAADLPVVHADAVMIEQIIVNLVRNGMDAMQDTPEPNRSVRIGTRSAGAVVTVRVTDHGTGIDAETARHLFQPFFTTKQEGMGMGLNICRSIAELHHGRLGFEPAPDGGTIFTLTLPVDS
- a CDS encoding TRAP transporter substrate-binding protein — translated: MKVRALLLGLVAVGLSTTAAAADPIVIKFSHVVAQDTPKGKAADKFKELAEKYTAGAVKVEVYPNSTLYKDKEEMEALQLGAVQMLAPSLAKFGPLGVREFEVFDLPFIFDSYEDLHKVTYGQVGQQLFSKLEPKGIKGLAYWDNGFKSFSANSPIKKPEDLKGKKMRIQSSKVLEEQMRELKALPQVMAFSEVYQALQTGVVDGTENPISNLYTQKMHEVQKHLAITDHGYLGYAVITNKKFWDGLPANVRTSLEKAMKESTEYANKIAKEENDQSLEMVKKSGKTEVTQLSADERLAFKKALVPVHKKMESRIGAELIQSIYKETGFDPAKL
- a CDS encoding TRAP transporter small permease — protein: MLKILDHLEEWLITFLMGAATAIIFVSVVHRYGSGLDIPGLQDWLLSLNLGWAQELTIIMFVWMAKFGAAYGVRTGIHVGVDVLINRLSDRNRAKFIVIGLGAGALFTGIVGTLGAAFVLENGAHYQFLTWFGMDTGDLYEGPTTPDLEWPTWIVYSAIPLGSYLMCFRFLQVMASFIKTGELPHHDHGHVEGIDEEHLPADANPYELGDNLHPHDLKHPQIGEGRDSDKGGKQ
- a CDS encoding TRAP transporter large permease; translated protein: MSAAIIFVLLLVLMLTGMPISISLGLTVLTFLFTMTQVPIESVALKLFTGIEKFEIMAIPFFILAGNFLTHGGVARRMINFATAMVGHWHGGLGLGGVLACALFAAVSGSSPATVVAIGAILLPAMVKQGFPNKFGAGVITTSGALGILIPPSIVMVMYSVSTNTSVGALFMAGVIPGLLLAAFLGFVTWNRARRFNYPRMPKATWGQRAKAFKDSAWGLFLIVVVMGGIYTGIFTPTEAAAMSAAYAFFVAVFVYKDLSMKDVPKVLLNSANMSAMLLYIITNAVLFSFLLTHENIPQQMADFMIGTGVGVIGFLIMANILMLIAGNFMEPSSIVLILAPILFPIAIKLGIDPVHFGIIMVVNMEVGMCHPPVGLNLYVASGITKMGITELTVAVWPWLLSMLVFLVLVTYVPAISLWLPRTLGMM
- a CDS encoding DedA family protein gives rise to the protein MEFLASFIDLFLHLDRHLAELLADYGSWIYAILFLIVFCETGLVVMPFLPGDSLLFMAGALAAGGGMDPAVLIGVLFVAAVLGDSLNYTIGRRFGQRISQWPDSRFFNRKALERTHAFYERHGGKTIVIARFMPIIRTFAPFVAGMGQMEYRRFIAFNVLGAALWVGPLIMAGYWFGNLPVVKNNLSIVVLGIIVLSLMPLVIGWLRQQAGRASA
- the ndk gene encoding nucleoside-diphosphate kinase, producing the protein MAIERTLSIIKPDAVAKNVIGKIYQRFEDAGLKIIAAKMVHLSEQEAGQFYAVHKERPFYKDLVSFMTSGPVMIQCLEGENAIAKNRELMGATDPKKADAGTIRADFADSIDANAVHGSDAPETAAVEVAFFFPGMNVYSR